The Exiguobacterium acetylicum genome includes a window with the following:
- a CDS encoding DUF4188 domain-containing protein: MKRIIATPNKDVVVFIIGLRINRLRSVRQWLPTVQAMGPMLQECYENDVGLISHESLFGWRSVTLIQYWRSTEELMAYAHGSLHLTAWKRFNQKARTSEAVGIFHETFEVSNYESMYVNLPTRGLAKAIGESAIKPHQEQAKSRLAERQSQETI; encoded by the coding sequence ATGAAACGGATCATTGCGACTCCGAACAAAGACGTCGTCGTGTTCATCATCGGGTTACGGATCAATCGCTTGCGCTCCGTGCGTCAGTGGTTACCGACGGTTCAAGCGATGGGACCGATGCTGCAAGAGTGTTATGAAAACGATGTCGGTCTGATTTCGCATGAGTCACTTTTCGGTTGGCGTTCCGTGACATTGATTCAATACTGGCGTTCAACGGAAGAATTGATGGCATATGCTCATGGTTCCCTTCATTTGACGGCGTGGAAACGATTCAATCAGAAGGCACGGACATCAGAAGCGGTCGGGATCTTCCATGAGACGTTCGAAGTCAGCAATTATGAGTCGATGTATGTCAATCTTCCGACAAGAGGTCTTGCGAAAGCAATTGGCGAGTCGGCAATCAAACCGCATCAAGAACAAGCAAAGAGTCGCTTAGCCGAACGGCAGTCGCAAGAGACGATCTGA
- a CDS encoding PadR family transcriptional regulator, with amino-acid sequence MPKENMTRYAILGLLASGCTSGYEMKHTIDTSLNHFWKISFGQVYPTLKRLEAEGLIVEEVTDGERKQFALTENGHAELERWVAEPSVELPVQRNDLLLKLYFARHVSKDVTMQKIQEHASLLEERLETYQAIETMIRSYPDSNDAVYWLLTLDYGIRKTRALLDWCDASLKTLEGGN; translated from the coding sequence ATGCCAAAAGAAAACATGACCCGTTACGCAATTCTTGGACTCCTTGCGAGTGGTTGTACGTCCGGTTATGAGATGAAGCATACGATCGACACGAGCTTGAATCACTTTTGGAAGATCAGTTTCGGACAAGTTTACCCGACACTGAAACGGTTAGAAGCGGAAGGATTAATCGTGGAAGAGGTCACGGATGGGGAACGAAAACAATTCGCCCTGACGGAAAACGGACATGCAGAGCTCGAACGATGGGTCGCTGAACCATCCGTCGAACTACCGGTACAACGAAACGACTTATTGTTGAAGCTTTATTTTGCCCGCCATGTTTCAAAAGACGTCACGATGCAGAAGATTCAGGAGCATGCGAGCTTGCTCGAAGAACGTCTCGAGACGTATCAGGCAATCGAGACGATGATTCGTTCTTATCCCGACTCAAACGACGCCGTTTATTGGTTATTGACGCTTGATTATGGCATTCGAAAGACACGTGCGTTACTCGACTGGTGTGACGCTTCCCTTAAGACCCTTGAAGGAGGAAATTGA
- a CDS encoding histidine phosphatase family protein — translation MTTIYFVRHCESVKTGSDQERGLTEAGQLQAQKLVGFFEAMSIDAIYSSPMRRASDSVRPLANQRNIQVITAPFQERLFQRLDERLTSERLEEVVSQSFLDVDYAESGGESNRMALDRAVAAIEKLRDRHPKQQVLVATHGLILSLVLERYTGRAANEWLDAMSSPAIHQLTFDALEKAFHEQLL, via the coding sequence ATGACAACGATCTATTTCGTCCGCCATTGCGAATCGGTCAAAACGGGGAGTGACCAGGAACGAGGCTTAACCGAGGCAGGTCAACTGCAAGCGCAGAAACTAGTAGGATTCTTTGAAGCGATGTCGATTGACGCCATATACTCGAGTCCGATGCGACGGGCGAGTGATTCAGTCCGACCGCTTGCGAATCAAAGGAACATCCAGGTCATTACGGCTCCATTTCAAGAACGACTGTTTCAACGACTCGATGAACGATTAACGTCTGAGCGACTCGAGGAAGTAGTGAGTCAGTCATTTCTAGACGTCGATTACGCAGAAAGTGGTGGAGAGTCGAATCGGATGGCGCTTGATCGTGCTGTAGCAGCCATCGAAAAGCTCCGTGACAGGCATCCGAAACAGCAGGTGCTTGTCGCGACGCATGGTCTCATACTGTCGTTAGTTCTCGAAAGATATACTGGGCGAGCGGCGAACGAATGGCTCGATGCGATGTCGAGTCCAGCGATTCACCAGCTGACATTCGACGCCCTCGAGAAAGCGTTTCATGAACAGCTACTTTAA
- a CDS encoding Type 1 glutamine amidotransferase-like domain-containing protein, whose translation MEYLLTSGGVQNASIHQALLEMLGKPIEDCHAVAITTASYALANGVELATNFIQGKDEAPMVGLGWKSVGLLELSVISSLAEETWRPAVEKADVILVNGGDPLFLHHWFVESKFDQLLPELSGVYVGMSAGSMVLTPRIGTYFVGWQQTPEQSDATLGLVDFSIFPHLDHPQLPDNHLQAAKEWAKTLTNPAYAIDDATAIRVIGSNVDVISEGDWVQLR comes from the coding sequence ATGGAGTACTTATTAACATCCGGTGGAGTACAAAATGCATCGATTCATCAAGCGTTACTCGAGATGCTTGGAAAACCGATTGAAGATTGCCACGCCGTTGCAATTACAACGGCGTCCTACGCGTTAGCGAATGGCGTAGAACTGGCTACCAACTTCATCCAAGGCAAGGATGAGGCACCGATGGTCGGTTTAGGGTGGAAGTCGGTAGGACTCTTGGAACTGTCAGTCATTTCGTCGCTAGCGGAAGAAACATGGCGACCTGCTGTTGAAAAAGCGGATGTCATCCTCGTCAATGGTGGGGACCCCTTATTTTTGCATCACTGGTTCGTCGAATCTAAATTTGATCAACTGTTGCCTGAACTGTCCGGTGTCTATGTAGGGATGAGTGCCGGCAGCATGGTGCTTACGCCACGAATCGGAACGTATTTCGTCGGATGGCAGCAGACGCCGGAGCAATCAGACGCAACACTCGGTCTCGTCGATTTTTCGATTTTCCCGCATCTCGATCATCCGCAGTTACCGGATAATCATTTGCAAGCAGCAAAAGAGTGGGCAAAGACGCTGACGAATCCAGCGTACGCAATCGATGACGCGACGGCAATCCGTGTCATCGGTTCGAACGTCGACGTGATATCTGAAGGAGACTGGGTCCAGTTGCGATGA
- a CDS encoding alpha/beta fold hydrolase, with product MSFEFMTLPETTLHYRLILGDPAQPTFIFETGYGQDLSTWHPILDQIEALGTILMYDRTNTGGSSPYNSETSQQSVNRLHRLIRTLSLKPPFILVGHSYGGTLVRQFASQYPNEVSGLLLIDATPESYIQRFLPVMPKSFQSKYQNQFTLECTYADFKESIEATNSDEHYIFPLIVLSAGKKEHYSRDAQLLWHELQRQTARQSLRGSFINVSNSGHFIHHDAPDKVIHALQTLISECS from the coding sequence ATGTCTTTTGAATTTATGACGTTACCTGAAACAACGTTACACTATCGTCTAATTCTAGGTGATCCCGCTCAACCGACGTTTATCTTCGAAACCGGATATGGTCAAGATCTTTCAACCTGGCATCCTATCTTAGATCAGATCGAGGCACTTGGTACGATCTTAATGTACGACCGTACGAACACCGGCGGCAGTTCTCCTTACAACTCTGAGACAAGTCAACAGAGCGTGAATCGTCTTCATCGATTGATTCGCACATTATCGCTTAAACCACCATTTATTCTCGTTGGTCACTCCTATGGTGGTACGTTAGTGCGACAATTTGCATCGCAGTACCCAAATGAAGTAAGTGGACTATTGCTAATCGATGCAACACCAGAATCTTATATCCAACGCTTCTTACCAGTGATGCCAAAATCGTTCCAATCCAAGTACCAAAACCAATTTACGCTCGAGTGTACATACGCAGATTTCAAAGAAAGTATTGAAGCGACGAATAGTGATGAGCACTACATATTTCCACTCATCGTTCTATCTGCCGGTAAAAAAGAGCATTACTCTCGTGATGCGCAACTATTGTGGCACGAGTTGCAACGACAGACTGCTAGACAGTCACTTCGAGGATCATTTATTAATGTTTCTAATAGTGGTCACTTCATTCATCACGACGCGCCAGATAAAGTCATTCATGCCTTACAAACGTTAATTTCAGAGTGCTCCTAA
- a CDS encoding AAA family ATPase, which translates to MHVQHLRFNYPKSPDLLHDVSFSLIPGKLNVLIGMNGAGKTTLFDCMTGALPIESGELDLPDIADILYLTQFIYYSDELKGKDVAVFVGRLARLKEYRKPETYTRHMKQHRELDLFAHLWQMKIGKMSAGEKKWLFVTLLTTVPRSLYIFDEPTSGVDPATRLHIMRRFDQMTANGQTCLFSTHQLHDLLHTDAHVIFLHQGRILYEGDFKDWLNRFETTDPDVAFVQMLEIAG; encoded by the coding sequence ATGCACGTTCAACATCTACGCTTCAACTATCCGAAATCACCCGATCTTCTCCATGACGTTTCGTTCTCGCTCATTCCCGGTAAACTGAACGTCTTGATTGGCATGAACGGTGCCGGCAAAACGACGCTGTTCGATTGTATGACCGGTGCCTTACCGATCGAGTCCGGTGAGCTTGATTTGCCTGATATCGCAGACATTCTTTATTTGACACAATTCATCTATTACTCGGATGAATTAAAAGGAAAAGATGTCGCCGTCTTCGTCGGTCGGCTCGCCCGTCTGAAAGAGTATCGAAAGCCAGAAACATATACACGGCACATGAAACAGCATCGCGAACTTGACTTGTTCGCACACCTCTGGCAGATGAAAATCGGAAAGATGTCCGCCGGGGAAAAGAAATGGCTGTTCGTGACACTGTTGACGACGGTGCCACGTTCGCTCTACATCTTTGACGAGCCGACAAGCGGGGTCGACCCGGCAACACGACTCCATATCATGCGACGCTTCGATCAGATGACGGCAAATGGACAAACCTGTCTCTTTTCGACGCATCAATTGCATGATTTGTTGCATACCGATGCCCATGTCATCTTCCTTCATCAAGGTCGTATTTTGTACGAAGGCGACTTCAAGGATTGGTTGAACCGCTTCGAGACGACAGATCCGGACGTTGCCTTTGTCCAGATGTTAGAAATAGCCGGATAA
- a CDS encoding helix-turn-helix domain-containing protein, producing MPTSTLEQRMNAVLDCLAAAKDYQHIAGRHDVSYQQLYNWVRRYESGGISALMDRRGRKLRSERLTSTPHMP from the coding sequence ATGCCAACTAGCACTTTAGAACAACGCATGAATGCCGTCCTCGATTGTTTGGCAGCCGCTAAGGATTACCAACACATCGCCGGACGGCATGATGTATCGTATCAACAATTGTACAATTGGGTTCGTCGTTATGAATCTGGTGGTATTTCCGCCTTGATGGACCGTCGTGGTCGAAAATTACGCAGCGAAAGACTTACTTCGACTCCGCATATGCCTTGA
- a CDS encoding SRPBCC family protein, whose protein sequence is MTKLTIQAVIDRPVETVWEMWNEPEDIKRWNAASDDWHTTASENDLTVGGQFTNRMEAKDGSMGFDFTGTYETIVPHERIAYVLEDGRQVTIDFSRNGEQTEVVETFDAETMNPPEMQQAGWQAILDRFKAYAESK, encoded by the coding sequence ATGACGAAACTGACGATTCAAGCCGTAATTGACCGTCCAGTCGAGACGGTGTGGGAAATGTGGAATGAACCAGAAGACATCAAACGCTGGAATGCAGCATCAGATGATTGGCATACGACAGCGTCAGAGAATGATTTGACGGTCGGCGGTCAATTCACGAATCGCATGGAAGCAAAAGATGGCAGCATGGGATTTGATTTCACCGGTACGTACGAGACGATCGTGCCACATGAACGTATTGCCTATGTTCTTGAAGATGGACGTCAGGTGACGATCGACTTCTCAAGAAATGGAGAACAAACAGAGGTCGTCGAGACATTTGATGCGGAAACGATGAACCCGCCTGAGATGCAACAAGCGGGTTGGCAGGCGATCCTTGATCGTTTCAAGGCATATGCGGAGTCGAAGTAA